A stretch of Cicer arietinum cultivar CDC Frontier isolate Library 1 chromosome 5, Cicar.CDCFrontier_v2.0, whole genome shotgun sequence DNA encodes these proteins:
- the LOC101493849 gene encoding uncharacterized protein: protein MADKLAPEKRHIFLHNGEKVFEWDQTLDEVNIYINLPPNVHSKQFYCKIQSKHIELGIKGNPPFLNHDLTSPVKTDSSFWTLEDDIMHITLNKRDKGQTWASPILGQGQLDAYSTDLEQKRLMLQRFQEENPGFDFSQAQFSGNCPDPRTFMGGIRSD from the exons ATGGCAGATAAATTGGCACCAGAAAAACGTCACATATTCCTCCACAACG GTGAAAAGGTGTTCGAGTGGGATCAAACCCTAGACGAGGTCAATATTTACATCAATCTTCCTCCCAATGTTCATTCCAAACAATTCTATTGTAAGATTCAGTCCAAACACATTGAACTTGGCATCAAAGGCAATCCTCCCTTTCTCAAC CATGATCTTACTTCCCCGGTGAAGACAGATTCTTCTTTCTGGACTTTAG AGGATGACATAATGCATATAACTTTGAATAAGAGAGATAAGGGTCAAACATGGGCTTCTCCCATATTAGGTCAGGGTCAGTTGGATGCTTACTCTACTGATTTAGAACAGAAGCGCCTCATGCTTCAGAGGTTTCAAGAGGAG AACCCGGGTTTTGATTTTTCACAAGCTCAATTTTCTGGAAACTGTCCTGATCCAAGGACCTTCATGGGTGGAATCAGATCAGATTGA
- the LOC101494175 gene encoding SMR domain-containing protein At5g58720 isoform X1: MKNSRKKKKQKPPKKVEETKESKEVIENQEEHKKQRVLQSLFEAFSLSSMEEAKVAYDIAKGDSDKASEILRRGLVDNTEDPFSSSSYCSSSSCSGGVSSGLDLASTSGSSDGFVEQRFGDDVVGFKGVKQKKKIVAVTGTVSTILGKEYVRRNSSRNKRLGNEIVDKDEAEQFLYSMLGNDCDLNLAVVRDVLCQCGYDVEKALDVLLDLAANERSSNDRQSDYRVDSMDDTRFLVDYDHNDGLIDRRSECTSLSSEGDFSDNIWSLGSFGRNYAEVLTSSKANSHISPGCTKLELPQKVLESLFNIPKSSVRDKSTMNWRNIAKKMQSLGPGVDVCPNVAEPQQRAYTKGEEYHMYREDARQQWDSVKSYFQKAATAYTKGDRGYAAYLSDQGKEQTKVAQKADTKASHDIFLARNKGIENVITIDLHGQHVKPAMRMLKLHLLFGSYVPSVQMIRVITGCGSHGVGKSKLKQSVTSLLDKESIEWREENRGTVLIKLDGWREFSFLDVDSDSDSDD; the protein is encoded by the exons atgaAAAATtcgagaaagaagaagaaacaaaaaccACCGAAGAAGGTGGAAGAGACCAAAGAGTCAAAAGAGGTTATAGAAAACCAAGAAGAACACAAAAAACAAAGAGTTTTACAATCGTTGTTCGAAGCTTTCTCTTTATCTTCAATGGAAGAAGCTAAAGTTGCTTACGATATTGCAAAGGGTGATTCCGACAAGGCTTCGGAGATCTTAAGGAGAGGTTTGGTTGACAATACAGAAGACcctttttcttcatcttcttattgttcatcttcttcttgtAGTGGTGGTGTTTCTTCTGGTTTAGATTTGGCTTCAACTTCTGGTTCTTCAGATGGGTTTGTGGAGCAGAGGTTTGGGGATGATGTGGTTGGTTTCAAAGGGGTTAAACAGAAGAAGAAGATTGTTGCTGTAACAGGAACTGTTTCAACGATTTTAGGGAAGGAATATGTTAGGAGGAATAGTTCTAGAAATAAGAGGTTAGGTAATGAGATTGTTGATAAGGATGAGGCTGAGCAATTCCTTTATTCCATGCTTGGGAATGATTGTGATCTTAACTTGGCTGTTGTTAGAGATGTTCTTT GTCAATGCGGATATGATGTTGAAAAG GCCTTGGATGTATTGCTTGACTTAGCCGCAAATGAACGATCCAGTAATGATAGACAGTCTGATTACAGAGTTGACAGCATGGATGATACAAGATTCCTTGTTGATTATGATCATAATGACGGT TTGATAGATAGGAGATCAGAGTGCACCTCTCTTTCTTCAGAAGGTGACTTTTCTGATAATATATGGTCTCTGGGATCTTTTGGCAG GAATTATGCGGAGGTCCTCACTAGTTCTAAAGCTAATTCTCATATTAGCCCAGGATGTACAAAGTTAGAACTTCCTCAAAAGGTGTTGGAGTCCTTGTTTAACATTCCCAAAAGCTCTGTACGCGACAAAAGTACCATGAATTGGAGAAATATAGCAAAGAAAATGCAGTCTTTGGGACCAGGGGTTGATGTTTGTCCAAATGTTGCGGAACCTCAGCAGCGTGCTTACA CTAAAGGTGAGGAATATCACATGTATAGGGAAGACGCAAGACAGCAGTGGGATTCGGTGAAATCTTACTTTCAGAAA GCTGCAACGGCATATACCAAAGGAGATCGAGGATATGCTGCATATCTTTCTGATCAG GGTAAAGAACAAACTAAAGTAGCTCAGAAAGCAGACACTAAGGCAAGCCATGACATATTTCTTGCTAG AAACAAGGGCATAGAAAATGTGATTACTATTGATTTACACGGGCAGCATGTGAAACCCGCAATGAGAATGCTGAAACTTCACCTTTTGTTTGGATCATATGTTCCTT CTGTCCAGATGATAAGGGTCATCACAGGTTGTGGATCACATGGTGTTGGAAAGTCCAAGCTGAAACAATCA GTTACTAGTCTTCTAGACAAAGAGTCAATTGAATGGAGGGAAGAGAACCGAGGAACTGTGTTGATCAAACTCGACGGATGGAGAGAGTTCAGCTTTCTGGACGTGGATAGTGACAGCGATAGTGATGATTGA
- the LOC101494175 gene encoding SMR domain-containing protein At5g58720 isoform X3, with protein sequence MKNSRKKKKQKPPKKVEETKESKEVIENQEEHKKQRVLQSLFEAFSLSSMEEAKVAYDIAKGDSDKASEILRRGLVDNTEDPFSSSSYCSSSSCSGGVSSGLDLASTSGSSDGFVEQRFGDDVVGFKGVKQKKKIVAVTGTVSTILGKEYVRRNSSRNKRLGNEIVDKDEAEQFLYSMLGNDCDLNLAVVRDVLCQCGYDVEKALDVLLDLAANERSSNDRQSDYRVDSMDDTRFLVDYDHNDGLIDRRSECTSLSSEGDFSDNIWSLGSFGRNYAEVLTSSKANSHISPGCTKLELPQKVLESLFNIPKSSVRDKSTMNWRNIAKKMQSLGPGVDVCPNVAEPQQRAYTKGEEYHMYREDARQQWDSVKSYFQKAATAYTKGDRGYAAYLSDQGKEQTKVAQKADTKASHDIFLASYC encoded by the exons atgaAAAATtcgagaaagaagaagaaacaaaaaccACCGAAGAAGGTGGAAGAGACCAAAGAGTCAAAAGAGGTTATAGAAAACCAAGAAGAACACAAAAAACAAAGAGTTTTACAATCGTTGTTCGAAGCTTTCTCTTTATCTTCAATGGAAGAAGCTAAAGTTGCTTACGATATTGCAAAGGGTGATTCCGACAAGGCTTCGGAGATCTTAAGGAGAGGTTTGGTTGACAATACAGAAGACcctttttcttcatcttcttattgttcatcttcttcttgtAGTGGTGGTGTTTCTTCTGGTTTAGATTTGGCTTCAACTTCTGGTTCTTCAGATGGGTTTGTGGAGCAGAGGTTTGGGGATGATGTGGTTGGTTTCAAAGGGGTTAAACAGAAGAAGAAGATTGTTGCTGTAACAGGAACTGTTTCAACGATTTTAGGGAAGGAATATGTTAGGAGGAATAGTTCTAGAAATAAGAGGTTAGGTAATGAGATTGTTGATAAGGATGAGGCTGAGCAATTCCTTTATTCCATGCTTGGGAATGATTGTGATCTTAACTTGGCTGTTGTTAGAGATGTTCTTT GTCAATGCGGATATGATGTTGAAAAG GCCTTGGATGTATTGCTTGACTTAGCCGCAAATGAACGATCCAGTAATGATAGACAGTCTGATTACAGAGTTGACAGCATGGATGATACAAGATTCCTTGTTGATTATGATCATAATGACGGT TTGATAGATAGGAGATCAGAGTGCACCTCTCTTTCTTCAGAAGGTGACTTTTCTGATAATATATGGTCTCTGGGATCTTTTGGCAG GAATTATGCGGAGGTCCTCACTAGTTCTAAAGCTAATTCTCATATTAGCCCAGGATGTACAAAGTTAGAACTTCCTCAAAAGGTGTTGGAGTCCTTGTTTAACATTCCCAAAAGCTCTGTACGCGACAAAAGTACCATGAATTGGAGAAATATAGCAAAGAAAATGCAGTCTTTGGGACCAGGGGTTGATGTTTGTCCAAATGTTGCGGAACCTCAGCAGCGTGCTTACA CTAAAGGTGAGGAATATCACATGTATAGGGAAGACGCAAGACAGCAGTGGGATTCGGTGAAATCTTACTTTCAGAAA GCTGCAACGGCATATACCAAAGGAGATCGAGGATATGCTGCATATCTTTCTGATCAG GGTAAAGAACAAACTAAAGTAGCTCAGAAAGCAGACACTAAGGCAAGCCATGACATATTTCTTGCTAG CTATTGTTAA
- the LOC101494175 gene encoding SMR domain-containing protein At5g58720 isoform X2, which translates to MKNSRKKKKQKPPKKVEETKESKEVIENQEEHKKQRVLQSLFEAFSLSSMEEAKVAYDIAKGDSDKASEILRRGLVDNTEDPFSSSSYCSSSSCSGGVSSGLDLASTSGSSDGFVEQRFGDDVVGFKGVKQKKKIVAVTGTVSTILGKEYVRRNSSRNKRLGNEIVDKDEAEQFLYSMLGNDCDLNLAVVRDVLCQCGYDVEKALDVLLDLAANERSSNDRQSDYRVDSMDDTRFLVDYDHNDGLIDRRSECTSLSSEGDFSDNIWSLGSFGRNYAEVLTSSKANSHISPGCTKLELPQKVLESLFNIPKSSVRDKSTMNWRNIAKKMQSLGPGVDVCPNVAEPQQRAYTKGEEYHMYREDARQQWDSVKSYFQKAATAYTKGDRGYAAYLSDQGKEQTKVAQKADTKASHDIFLARNKGIENVITIDLHGQHVKPAMRMLKLHLLFGSYVPSVQMIRVITGCGSHGVGKSKLKQSSSRQRVN; encoded by the exons atgaAAAATtcgagaaagaagaagaaacaaaaaccACCGAAGAAGGTGGAAGAGACCAAAGAGTCAAAAGAGGTTATAGAAAACCAAGAAGAACACAAAAAACAAAGAGTTTTACAATCGTTGTTCGAAGCTTTCTCTTTATCTTCAATGGAAGAAGCTAAAGTTGCTTACGATATTGCAAAGGGTGATTCCGACAAGGCTTCGGAGATCTTAAGGAGAGGTTTGGTTGACAATACAGAAGACcctttttcttcatcttcttattgttcatcttcttcttgtAGTGGTGGTGTTTCTTCTGGTTTAGATTTGGCTTCAACTTCTGGTTCTTCAGATGGGTTTGTGGAGCAGAGGTTTGGGGATGATGTGGTTGGTTTCAAAGGGGTTAAACAGAAGAAGAAGATTGTTGCTGTAACAGGAACTGTTTCAACGATTTTAGGGAAGGAATATGTTAGGAGGAATAGTTCTAGAAATAAGAGGTTAGGTAATGAGATTGTTGATAAGGATGAGGCTGAGCAATTCCTTTATTCCATGCTTGGGAATGATTGTGATCTTAACTTGGCTGTTGTTAGAGATGTTCTTT GTCAATGCGGATATGATGTTGAAAAG GCCTTGGATGTATTGCTTGACTTAGCCGCAAATGAACGATCCAGTAATGATAGACAGTCTGATTACAGAGTTGACAGCATGGATGATACAAGATTCCTTGTTGATTATGATCATAATGACGGT TTGATAGATAGGAGATCAGAGTGCACCTCTCTTTCTTCAGAAGGTGACTTTTCTGATAATATATGGTCTCTGGGATCTTTTGGCAG GAATTATGCGGAGGTCCTCACTAGTTCTAAAGCTAATTCTCATATTAGCCCAGGATGTACAAAGTTAGAACTTCCTCAAAAGGTGTTGGAGTCCTTGTTTAACATTCCCAAAAGCTCTGTACGCGACAAAAGTACCATGAATTGGAGAAATATAGCAAAGAAAATGCAGTCTTTGGGACCAGGGGTTGATGTTTGTCCAAATGTTGCGGAACCTCAGCAGCGTGCTTACA CTAAAGGTGAGGAATATCACATGTATAGGGAAGACGCAAGACAGCAGTGGGATTCGGTGAAATCTTACTTTCAGAAA GCTGCAACGGCATATACCAAAGGAGATCGAGGATATGCTGCATATCTTTCTGATCAG GGTAAAGAACAAACTAAAGTAGCTCAGAAAGCAGACACTAAGGCAAGCCATGACATATTTCTTGCTAG AAACAAGGGCATAGAAAATGTGATTACTATTGATTTACACGGGCAGCATGTGAAACCCGCAATGAGAATGCTGAAACTTCACCTTTTGTTTGGATCATATGTTCCTT CTGTCCAGATGATAAGGGTCATCACAGGTTGTGGATCACATGGTGTTGGAAAGTCCAAGCTGAAACAATCA TCTTCTAGACAAAGAGTCAATTGA